From Rhinopithecus roxellana isolate Shanxi Qingling chromosome 17, ASM756505v1, whole genome shotgun sequence, one genomic window encodes:
- the MAF1 gene encoding repressor of RNA polymerase III transcription MAF1 homolog isoform X2, whose translation MKLLENSSFEAINSQLTVETGDAHIIGRIESYSCKMAGDDKHMFKQFCQEGQPHVLEALSPPQTSGLSPSRLSKSQGGEDEGPLSDKCSRKTLFYLIATLNESFRPDYDFSTARSHEFSREPSLSWVVNAVNCSLFSAVREDFKALKPQLWNAVDEEICLAECDIYSYNPDLDSDPFGEDGSLWSFNYFFYNKRLKRIVFFSCRSIRVPVICI comes from the exons ATGAAGCTGTTGGAGAACTCGAGCTTTGAAGCCATCAACTCACAGCTGACTGTGGAGACCGGAGATGCCCACATCATCGGCAG GATTGAGAGCTACTCATGTAAGATGGCAGGAGATGACAAACAcatgttcaagcagttctgccagGAGGGCCAGCCCCACGTGCTGGAGGCACTCTCTCCACCCCAGACTTCAGGCCTCAGCCCCAGTAG ACTCAGCAAAAGCCAAGGCGGCGAGGACGAGGGCCCCCTCAGTGACAAGTGCAGCCGCAAGACCCTCTTCTACCTGATTGCCACACTCAACGAGTCCTTCAGGCCTGACTATGACTTCAGCACAGCCCGCAGCCATGAGTTCAGCCGGGAGCCCAGTCTTAGCTGG GTGGTGAATGCAGTCAACTGCAGTCTGTTCTCAGCTGTGCGGGAGGACTTCAAGGCCCTGAAACCACAGCTGTGGAACGCGGTGGACGAGGAGATCTGCCTGGCTGAATGTGACATCTACAG CTATAACCCAGACTTGGACTCAGACCCCTTTGGGGAGGATGGTAGCCTCTGGTCCTTCAACTACTTCTTCTACAATAAGCGGCTCAAGCGAATTGTCTTCTTCAGCTGCCGTTCCATCAG GGTCCCTGTGATCTGTATTTGA
- the MAF1 gene encoding repressor of RNA polymerase III transcription MAF1 homolog isoform X1, whose product MKLLENSSFEAINSQLTVETGDAHIIGRIESYSCKMAGDDKHMFKQFCQEGQPHVLEALSPPQTSGLSPSRLSKSQGGEDEGPLSDKCSRKTLFYLIATLNESFRPDYDFSTARSHEFSREPSLSWVVNAVNCSLFSAVREDFKALKPQLWNAVDEEICLAECDIYSYNPDLDSDPFGEDGSLWSFNYFFYNKRLKRIVFFSCRSISGSTYTPSEAGNELDMELGEEELEEESRSGGSGGGAEETNTMEEDRVPVICI is encoded by the exons ATGAAGCTGTTGGAGAACTCGAGCTTTGAAGCCATCAACTCACAGCTGACTGTGGAGACCGGAGATGCCCACATCATCGGCAG GATTGAGAGCTACTCATGTAAGATGGCAGGAGATGACAAACAcatgttcaagcagttctgccagGAGGGCCAGCCCCACGTGCTGGAGGCACTCTCTCCACCCCAGACTTCAGGCCTCAGCCCCAGTAG ACTCAGCAAAAGCCAAGGCGGCGAGGACGAGGGCCCCCTCAGTGACAAGTGCAGCCGCAAGACCCTCTTCTACCTGATTGCCACACTCAACGAGTCCTTCAGGCCTGACTATGACTTCAGCACAGCCCGCAGCCATGAGTTCAGCCGGGAGCCCAGTCTTAGCTGG GTGGTGAATGCAGTCAACTGCAGTCTGTTCTCAGCTGTGCGGGAGGACTTCAAGGCCCTGAAACCACAGCTGTGGAACGCGGTGGACGAGGAGATCTGCCTGGCTGAATGTGACATCTACAG CTATAACCCAGACTTGGACTCAGACCCCTTTGGGGAGGATGGTAGCCTCTGGTCCTTCAACTACTTCTTCTACAATAAGCGGCTCAAGCGAATTGTCTTCTTCAGCTGCCGTTCCATCAG TGGCTCCACCTACACACCCTCAGAGGCAGGCAATGAGCTGGACAtggagctgggggaggaggagTTGGAGGAAGAAAGCAGAAGCGGAGGCAGTGGGGGTGGGGCCGAGGAGACCAACACCATGGAGGAGGACAG GGTCCCTGTGATCTGTATTTGA
- the SHARPIN gene encoding sharpin isoform X5, with translation MAPPAGGAAAAASDLGSAAVLLTVHAAVRLLGAGPDAEAQLRRLQLSADPERPGRFRLELLDAGPGAVNLEWPLESVSYTIRGPTQHELQPPPGGPGTLSLHFLNPQEAQRWAVLVRGATVEGQNGSSSSSSSPPALGPEASPVSLPSPPEVPTPEADLPRSPGNLMERGPPSIPQPTFWHRLQVTLEDAASAASTASSAHVALQVHPHCTVAALQEQVFSELGFPPAVQRWVIGRCLCVPERSLASYGVRQDGDPAFLYLLSAPREAPATGPSPQRPQKMDGELGRLFPSSLGLPPGPQPAASSLPSPLQPRWPCPSCTFINAPSRPGCEMCSTQRPCTWDPLAAAST, from the exons ATGGCGCCGCCAGcgggcggggcggcggcggcggcctcGGACTTGGGCTCGGCAGCAGTGCTCTTGACTGTGCACGCCGCGGTGAGGCTGCTGGGCGCCGGGCCAGACGCCGAGGCACAGCTGCGGAGGCTGCAGCTGAGCGCGGACCCTGAGCGGCCTGGGCGCTTCCGGCTGGAGCTGCTGGACGCGGGACCCGGGGCG GTCAATTTGGAGTGGCCCCTGGAGTCAGTCTCCTACACCATCCGAGGCCCCACCCAGCACGAGCTGCAGCCTCCGCCAGGAGGACCTGGAACCCTCAGCCTGCACTTCCTCAACCCTCAGGAAGCTCAGCGCTGGGCAGTCCTAGTCCGAGGTGCCACCGTGGAAGGACAGAATG gcagcagcagcagcagcagctcacCACCAGCCCTGGGCCCAGAAGCAAGCCCTGTCTCCCTGCCCAGTCCCCCGGAAGTCCCCACACCCGAGGCAGATCTTCCTAGGAGCCCTGGAAACTTGATGGAGAGAG GTCCTCCATCCATCCCTCAACCCACATTCTGGCACAGGCTGCAGGTCACACTTGAAGACGCTGCCTCTGCCGCATCCACCGCATCCTCTGCGCACGTTGCCCTGCAGGTCCACCCCCACTGCACCGTTGCAGCTCTCCAGGAGCAG GTGTTCTCAGAGCTCGGTTTCCCGCCAGCTGTGCAACGCTGGGTCATCGGGCGGTGCCTGTGTGTGCCTGAGCGCAGCCTTGCCTCCTATGGGGTCCGGCAGGATGGGGACCCTGCTTTCCTCTACTTGTTGTCAGCTCCTCGAGAAGCCCCAG CCACAGGACCTAGCCCTCAGCGCCCCCAGAAGATGGATGGGGAACTTGGACGCTTGTTTCCCTCATCACTGGGGCTACCCCCAGGACCCCAGCCAGCTGCCTCCAGCCTGCCCAGTCCTCTCCAG CCCCGCTGGCCCTGTCCTTCCTGCACCTTCATCAATGCCCCAAGCCGCCCTGGCTGTGAGATGTGTAGCACCCAGAGGCCCTGCACTTGGGATCCCCTTGCCGCAGCTTCTACCTAG
- the SHARPIN gene encoding sharpin isoform X1, protein MAPPAGGAAAAASDLGSAAVLLTVHAAVRLLGAGPDAEAQLRRLQLSADPERPGRFRLELLDAGPGAVNLEWPLESVSYTIRGPTQHELQPPPGGPGTLSLHFLNPQEAQRWAVLVRGATVEGQNGSSSSSSSPPALGPEASPVSLPSPPEVPTPEADLPRSPGNLMERGTEELAGNLARAIAGGDEKGAAQAAAVLAQHRVALSVQLQEACFPPGPIRLQVTLEDAASAASTASSAHVALQVHPHCTVAALQEQVFSELGFPPAVQRWVIGRCLCVPERSLASYGVRQDGDPAFLYLLSAPREAPATGPSPQRPQKMDGELGRLFPSSLGLPPGPQPAASSLPSPLQPRWPCPSCTFINAPSRPGCEMCSTQRPCTWDPLAAAST, encoded by the exons ATGGCGCCGCCAGcgggcggggcggcggcggcggcctcGGACTTGGGCTCGGCAGCAGTGCTCTTGACTGTGCACGCCGCGGTGAGGCTGCTGGGCGCCGGGCCAGACGCCGAGGCACAGCTGCGGAGGCTGCAGCTGAGCGCGGACCCTGAGCGGCCTGGGCGCTTCCGGCTGGAGCTGCTGGACGCGGGACCCGGGGCG GTCAATTTGGAGTGGCCCCTGGAGTCAGTCTCCTACACCATCCGAGGCCCCACCCAGCACGAGCTGCAGCCTCCGCCAGGAGGACCTGGAACCCTCAGCCTGCACTTCCTCAACCCTCAGGAAGCTCAGCGCTGGGCAGTCCTAGTCCGAGGTGCCACCGTGGAAGGACAGAATG gcagcagcagcagcagcagctcacCACCAGCCCTGGGCCCAGAAGCAAGCCCTGTCTCCCTGCCCAGTCCCCCGGAAGTCCCCACACCCGAGGCAGATCTTCCTAGGAGCCCTGGAAACTTGATGGAGAGAGGTacag AAGAGCTGGCAGGGAATCTGGCCCGGGCCATTGCAGGTGGAGACGAGAAGGGGGCAGCCCAAGCGGCAGCCGTCCTGGCCCAGCATCGCGTGGCCCTCAGTGTTCAGCTTCAGGAGGCTTGCTTCCCACCTGGCCCCATCCG GCTGCAGGTCACACTTGAAGACGCTGCCTCTGCCGCATCCACCGCATCCTCTGCGCACGTTGCCCTGCAGGTCCACCCCCACTGCACCGTTGCAGCTCTCCAGGAGCAG GTGTTCTCAGAGCTCGGTTTCCCGCCAGCTGTGCAACGCTGGGTCATCGGGCGGTGCCTGTGTGTGCCTGAGCGCAGCCTTGCCTCCTATGGGGTCCGGCAGGATGGGGACCCTGCTTTCCTCTACTTGTTGTCAGCTCCTCGAGAAGCCCCAG CCACAGGACCTAGCCCTCAGCGCCCCCAGAAGATGGATGGGGAACTTGGACGCTTGTTTCCCTCATCACTGGGGCTACCCCCAGGACCCCAGCCAGCTGCCTCCAGCCTGCCCAGTCCTCTCCAG CCCCGCTGGCCCTGTCCTTCCTGCACCTTCATCAATGCCCCAAGCCGCCCTGGCTGTGAGATGTGTAGCACCCAGAGGCCCTGCACTTGGGATCCCCTTGCCGCAGCTTCTACCTAG
- the SHARPIN gene encoding sharpin isoform X2, which yields MAPPAGGAAAAASDLGSAAVLLTVHAAVRLLGAGPDAEAQLRRLQLSADPERPGRFRLELLDAGPGAVNLEWPLESVSYTIRGPTQHELQPPPGGPGTLSLHFLNPQEAQRWAVLVRGATVEGQNGSSSSSSSPPALGPEASPVSLPSPPEVPTPEADLPRSPGNLMEREELAGNLARAIAGGDEKGAAQAAAVLAQHRVALSVQLQEACFPPGPIRLQVTLEDAASAASTASSAHVALQVHPHCTVAALQEQVFSELGFPPAVQRWVIGRCLCVPERSLASYGVRQDGDPAFLYLLSAPREAPATGPSPQRPQKMDGELGRLFPSSLGLPPGPQPAASSLPSPLQPRWPCPSCTFINAPSRPGCEMCSTQRPCTWDPLAAAST from the exons ATGGCGCCGCCAGcgggcggggcggcggcggcggcctcGGACTTGGGCTCGGCAGCAGTGCTCTTGACTGTGCACGCCGCGGTGAGGCTGCTGGGCGCCGGGCCAGACGCCGAGGCACAGCTGCGGAGGCTGCAGCTGAGCGCGGACCCTGAGCGGCCTGGGCGCTTCCGGCTGGAGCTGCTGGACGCGGGACCCGGGGCG GTCAATTTGGAGTGGCCCCTGGAGTCAGTCTCCTACACCATCCGAGGCCCCACCCAGCACGAGCTGCAGCCTCCGCCAGGAGGACCTGGAACCCTCAGCCTGCACTTCCTCAACCCTCAGGAAGCTCAGCGCTGGGCAGTCCTAGTCCGAGGTGCCACCGTGGAAGGACAGAATG gcagcagcagcagcagcagctcacCACCAGCCCTGGGCCCAGAAGCAAGCCCTGTCTCCCTGCCCAGTCCCCCGGAAGTCCCCACACCCGAGGCAGATCTTCCTAGGAGCCCTGGAAACTTGATGGAGAGAG AAGAGCTGGCAGGGAATCTGGCCCGGGCCATTGCAGGTGGAGACGAGAAGGGGGCAGCCCAAGCGGCAGCCGTCCTGGCCCAGCATCGCGTGGCCCTCAGTGTTCAGCTTCAGGAGGCTTGCTTCCCACCTGGCCCCATCCG GCTGCAGGTCACACTTGAAGACGCTGCCTCTGCCGCATCCACCGCATCCTCTGCGCACGTTGCCCTGCAGGTCCACCCCCACTGCACCGTTGCAGCTCTCCAGGAGCAG GTGTTCTCAGAGCTCGGTTTCCCGCCAGCTGTGCAACGCTGGGTCATCGGGCGGTGCCTGTGTGTGCCTGAGCGCAGCCTTGCCTCCTATGGGGTCCGGCAGGATGGGGACCCTGCTTTCCTCTACTTGTTGTCAGCTCCTCGAGAAGCCCCAG CCACAGGACCTAGCCCTCAGCGCCCCCAGAAGATGGATGGGGAACTTGGACGCTTGTTTCCCTCATCACTGGGGCTACCCCCAGGACCCCAGCCAGCTGCCTCCAGCCTGCCCAGTCCTCTCCAG CCCCGCTGGCCCTGTCCTTCCTGCACCTTCATCAATGCCCCAAGCCGCCCTGGCTGTGAGATGTGTAGCACCCAGAGGCCCTGCACTTGGGATCCCCTTGCCGCAGCTTCTACCTAG
- the SHARPIN gene encoding sharpin isoform X4 gives MAPPAGGAAAAASDLGSAAVLLTVHAAVRLLGAGPDAEAQLRRLQLSADPERPGRFRLELLDAGPGAVNLEWPLESVSYTIRGPTQHELQPPPGGPGTLSLHFLNPQEAQRWAVLVRGATVEGQNGSSSSSSSPPALGPEASPVSLPSPPEVPTPEADLPRSPGNLMERGTGPPSIPQPTFWHRLQVTLEDAASAASTASSAHVALQVHPHCTVAALQEQVFSELGFPPAVQRWVIGRCLCVPERSLASYGVRQDGDPAFLYLLSAPREAPATGPSPQRPQKMDGELGRLFPSSLGLPPGPQPAASSLPSPLQPRWPCPSCTFINAPSRPGCEMCSTQRPCTWDPLAAAST, from the exons ATGGCGCCGCCAGcgggcggggcggcggcggcggcctcGGACTTGGGCTCGGCAGCAGTGCTCTTGACTGTGCACGCCGCGGTGAGGCTGCTGGGCGCCGGGCCAGACGCCGAGGCACAGCTGCGGAGGCTGCAGCTGAGCGCGGACCCTGAGCGGCCTGGGCGCTTCCGGCTGGAGCTGCTGGACGCGGGACCCGGGGCG GTCAATTTGGAGTGGCCCCTGGAGTCAGTCTCCTACACCATCCGAGGCCCCACCCAGCACGAGCTGCAGCCTCCGCCAGGAGGACCTGGAACCCTCAGCCTGCACTTCCTCAACCCTCAGGAAGCTCAGCGCTGGGCAGTCCTAGTCCGAGGTGCCACCGTGGAAGGACAGAATG gcagcagcagcagcagcagctcacCACCAGCCCTGGGCCCAGAAGCAAGCCCTGTCTCCCTGCCCAGTCCCCCGGAAGTCCCCACACCCGAGGCAGATCTTCCTAGGAGCCCTGGAAACTTGATGGAGAGAGGTacag GTCCTCCATCCATCCCTCAACCCACATTCTGGCACAGGCTGCAGGTCACACTTGAAGACGCTGCCTCTGCCGCATCCACCGCATCCTCTGCGCACGTTGCCCTGCAGGTCCACCCCCACTGCACCGTTGCAGCTCTCCAGGAGCAG GTGTTCTCAGAGCTCGGTTTCCCGCCAGCTGTGCAACGCTGGGTCATCGGGCGGTGCCTGTGTGTGCCTGAGCGCAGCCTTGCCTCCTATGGGGTCCGGCAGGATGGGGACCCTGCTTTCCTCTACTTGTTGTCAGCTCCTCGAGAAGCCCCAG CCACAGGACCTAGCCCTCAGCGCCCCCAGAAGATGGATGGGGAACTTGGACGCTTGTTTCCCTCATCACTGGGGCTACCCCCAGGACCCCAGCCAGCTGCCTCCAGCCTGCCCAGTCCTCTCCAG CCCCGCTGGCCCTGTCCTTCCTGCACCTTCATCAATGCCCCAAGCCGCCCTGGCTGTGAGATGTGTAGCACCCAGAGGCCCTGCACTTGGGATCCCCTTGCCGCAGCTTCTACCTAG
- the SHARPIN gene encoding sharpin isoform X3 has protein sequence MAPPAGGAAAAASDLGSAAVLLTVHAAVRLLGAGPDAEAQLRRLQLSADPERPGRFRLELLDAGPGAVNLEWPLESVSYTIRGPTQHELQPPPGGPGTLSLHFLNPQEAQRWAVLVRGATVEGQNGSSSSSSSPPALGPEASPVSLPSPPEVPTPEADLPRSPGNLMERELAGNLARAIAGGDEKGAAQAAAVLAQHRVALSVQLQEACFPPGPIRLQVTLEDAASAASTASSAHVALQVHPHCTVAALQEQVFSELGFPPAVQRWVIGRCLCVPERSLASYGVRQDGDPAFLYLLSAPREAPATGPSPQRPQKMDGELGRLFPSSLGLPPGPQPAASSLPSPLQPRWPCPSCTFINAPSRPGCEMCSTQRPCTWDPLAAAST, from the exons ATGGCGCCGCCAGcgggcggggcggcggcggcggcctcGGACTTGGGCTCGGCAGCAGTGCTCTTGACTGTGCACGCCGCGGTGAGGCTGCTGGGCGCCGGGCCAGACGCCGAGGCACAGCTGCGGAGGCTGCAGCTGAGCGCGGACCCTGAGCGGCCTGGGCGCTTCCGGCTGGAGCTGCTGGACGCGGGACCCGGGGCG GTCAATTTGGAGTGGCCCCTGGAGTCAGTCTCCTACACCATCCGAGGCCCCACCCAGCACGAGCTGCAGCCTCCGCCAGGAGGACCTGGAACCCTCAGCCTGCACTTCCTCAACCCTCAGGAAGCTCAGCGCTGGGCAGTCCTAGTCCGAGGTGCCACCGTGGAAGGACAGAATG gcagcagcagcagcagcagctcacCACCAGCCCTGGGCCCAGAAGCAAGCCCTGTCTCCCTGCCCAGTCCCCCGGAAGTCCCCACACCCGAGGCAGATCTTCCTAGGAGCCCTGGAAACTTGATGGAGAGAG AGCTGGCAGGGAATCTGGCCCGGGCCATTGCAGGTGGAGACGAGAAGGGGGCAGCCCAAGCGGCAGCCGTCCTGGCCCAGCATCGCGTGGCCCTCAGTGTTCAGCTTCAGGAGGCTTGCTTCCCACCTGGCCCCATCCG GCTGCAGGTCACACTTGAAGACGCTGCCTCTGCCGCATCCACCGCATCCTCTGCGCACGTTGCCCTGCAGGTCCACCCCCACTGCACCGTTGCAGCTCTCCAGGAGCAG GTGTTCTCAGAGCTCGGTTTCCCGCCAGCTGTGCAACGCTGGGTCATCGGGCGGTGCCTGTGTGTGCCTGAGCGCAGCCTTGCCTCCTATGGGGTCCGGCAGGATGGGGACCCTGCTTTCCTCTACTTGTTGTCAGCTCCTCGAGAAGCCCCAG CCACAGGACCTAGCCCTCAGCGCCCCCAGAAGATGGATGGGGAACTTGGACGCTTGTTTCCCTCATCACTGGGGCTACCCCCAGGACCCCAGCCAGCTGCCTCCAGCCTGCCCAGTCCTCTCCAG CCCCGCTGGCCCTGTCCTTCCTGCACCTTCATCAATGCCCCAAGCCGCCCTGGCTGTGAGATGTGTAGCACCCAGAGGCCCTGCACTTGGGATCCCCTTGCCGCAGCTTCTACCTAG
- the LOC104671687 gene encoding cytochrome c1, heme protein, mitochondrial, with the protein MAAAAASLRGVVLGPRGAGLPGARARGLLCSARPGQLPLRTPQAVALSSKSGLSRGRKVMLSALGMLAAGGAGLAVALHSAVSASDLELHPPSYPWSHSGFLSSLDHTSIRRGFQVYKQVCSSCHSMDFVAYRHLVGVCYTEDEAKALAAEVEVQDGPNENGDMFMRPGKLFDYFPKPYPNTEAARAANNGALPPDLSYIVRARHGGEDYIFSLLTGYCEPPTGVSLREGLYFNPYFPGQAIAMAPPIYTDVLEFDDGTPATMSQIAKDVCTFLRWASEPEHDHRKRMGLKMLMMMALLVPLIYTIKRHKWSVLKSRKLAYRPPK; encoded by the exons ATGGCGGCAGCTGCGGCTTCGCTTCGCGGGGTAGTGTTGGGCCCGCGGGGCGCGGGGCTCCCGGGCGCGCGTGCCCGGGGTCTGCTGTGCAGCGCGCGGCCCGGGCAGCTCCCGCTACGGACACCTCAG GCAGTGGCCTTGTCGTCGAAGTCTGGCCTTTCCCGAGGCCGAAAGGTGATGCTGTCAGCGCTGGGCATGCTGGCGGCAGGGGGTGCGGGGTTGGCTGTGGCTCTGCATTCGGCTGTGAGTGCCAGTGACCTGGAGCTGCACCCCCCCAGCTATCCGTGGTCTCACAgtggcttcctctcttccttggaCCACACCAG caTCCGGAGGGGTTTCCAGGTATATAAGCAGGTGTGCTCCTCCTGCCACAGCATGGACTTCGTGGCTTACCGACACCTGGTGGGCGTGTGCTACACGGAGGATGAAGCTAAGGCGCTGGCTGCGGAG GTGGAGGTTCAAGACGGCCCCAATGAAAATGGGGACATGTTCATGCGGCCAGGGAAACTGTTCGACTATTTCCCAAAACCATACCCCAACACTGAGGCTGCTCGAGCTGCCAACAACGGAGCATTGCCGCCTGACCTCAGCTACATCGTGCGAGCTAG ACATGGTGGTGAGGACTACATCTTCTCCCTGCTCACGGGCTACTGCGAGCCACCCACCGGGGTGTCACTGCGGGAAGGTCTCTACTTCAACCCCTACTTTCCTGGCCAGGCCATTGCCATGGCCCCTCCCATCTACACAGATGTCTTGGAGTTTGACGATG GCACCCCAGCTACCATGTCCCAGATAGCAAAGGACGTGTGCACCTTCCTGCGCTGGGCATCTGAGCCAGAGCACGACCATCGAAAACGCATGGGGCTCAAG ATGTTGATGATGATGGCTCTGCTAGTGCCCCTGATCTACACCATAAAGCGGCACAAGTGGTCAGTCCTGAAGAGTCGGAAGCTGGCGTATCGGCCGCCCAAGTGA